A single genomic interval of Stieleria maiorica harbors:
- a CDS encoding vWA domain-containing protein, with product MNVKRNRNGHAIQTRFQRRLRFQGRRGTVMAITAVVLPVLAILAAFAINAAHMQLTRTELMIATDAAARSAGRAFSEVQTVDAAIDAAVATAALNLVDGDPLRLRTGDNDREIEFGNTQQYGGDGSRYHFVRIPTPAVRNGTVASAVRVHGKRLEDSLSGNVPLIIPGLLSTNDFETQHDSVAMQVDRDISLILDRSGSMDDIDFDWEWNENPFSTDAKDWAASQGQLNRWYSGGRWRYSYANGHDSVTYQQYMYENYFNKGAPPTNAWQDLEVAVNAFLDVLDETSQEEQVSLASYSSSATLDTLLEKDLQIVRDKVAQLNTGGNTAIGKGMQEGIEGLIHSRARPFAAKTMVVMTDGNQNQTPWAENVAQTLVNNYLLTIHTVTFGEGANQQDMREVAAIGGGKHYHAATGEDLVRIFQEIANNLPTILTK from the coding sequence ATGAACGTCAAACGAAATCGAAACGGACACGCGATTCAAACTCGATTCCAGCGTCGGCTTCGGTTCCAGGGTCGGCGGGGGACGGTGATGGCGATCACCGCAGTCGTGTTGCCAGTCCTGGCCATCTTGGCGGCATTCGCGATCAACGCGGCACACATGCAACTGACCCGCACCGAATTGATGATCGCGACCGATGCGGCGGCACGCTCGGCCGGACGTGCCTTCAGCGAAGTGCAGACCGTCGACGCGGCGATTGATGCCGCCGTCGCGACTGCTGCGTTGAACCTGGTCGACGGCGATCCGTTGCGTCTGCGTACGGGCGACAACGATCGCGAAATCGAATTCGGGAATACGCAGCAATACGGCGGCGACGGCAGTCGCTATCACTTTGTCAGGATTCCGACGCCAGCTGTCCGCAATGGTACCGTCGCCAGCGCCGTGCGGGTCCACGGAAAACGTCTTGAGGATTCGCTGTCGGGAAATGTTCCGTTGATCATTCCCGGGTTGCTGAGTACCAACGATTTTGAGACCCAACATGATTCGGTGGCCATGCAGGTCGACCGGGACATCTCATTGATCCTGGATCGATCCGGTTCGATGGATGACATCGATTTCGATTGGGAATGGAACGAAAACCCGTTCTCCACCGACGCTAAGGACTGGGCGGCAAGCCAAGGTCAACTCAATCGCTGGTATTCTGGCGGACGCTGGCGTTATTCCTACGCCAATGGGCATGATTCGGTGACCTACCAGCAGTACATGTACGAGAACTACTTCAACAAGGGCGCGCCACCGACCAACGCCTGGCAGGATCTTGAAGTTGCCGTCAACGCATTCTTGGATGTCTTGGATGAAACCAGCCAAGAAGAACAGGTTTCGTTGGCCAGCTACTCCAGCAGTGCAACACTGGACACCTTATTGGAAAAGGATTTACAAATCGTTCGTGATAAAGTCGCCCAACTCAACACCGGCGGCAACACCGCGATCGGAAAGGGGATGCAGGAGGGCATCGAAGGTCTGATTCATAGCCGGGCACGTCCGTTTGCCGCAAAGACGATGGTCGTGATGACCGACGGCAACCAAAACCAAACGCCGTGGGCGGAGAACGTGGCCCAAACGCTGGTCAACAACTATCTGCTGACCATCCACACGGTGACGTTCGGCGAGGGTGCCAACCAACAGGACATGCGTGAAGTCGCCGCGATCGGTGGCGGGAAACACTATCACGCCGCGACCGGCGAGGACCTGGTGCGGATCTTTCAAGAGATCGCCAACAACCTGCCCACCATCTTGACCAAGTAA
- a CDS encoding acyl-CoA desaturase: MANVVETPRKSQRKSTENSTKLEFPDVEQLAGAEGTIEPNAAEPWNDPNTRAVKASKPESNVETANDRKRFANISWWAIGWLGLAHAVVLGFAWQTFTWTGLAVMLGLHWLTGSIGICLGYHRLLTHSGMKTKTWFKYLLAGIGSLAGEGTPLDWVADHRKHHKHSDQDGDPHSPHDGSWWSHMFWLAFHTHNGDRIAYLKKWAPDLYKQRGMRIMDYLFLPIHIVSGVILFGVGYYFGGVSFGASLLVWGLFVRLVGVLHATWMVNSASHMWGYKNYETTDDSRNNWLVAIIAYGEGWHNNHHAHPRMAKHGHKWWEFDITWQAIRLFRTLGLVWDVVDYRNAKEKKAKESNAAA, from the coding sequence ATGGCGAACGTAGTAGAGACACCGCGGAAATCGCAACGGAAGTCAACCGAAAACTCAACCAAACTCGAGTTCCCCGACGTGGAACAGCTCGCCGGTGCCGAGGGCACGATCGAGCCCAACGCCGCCGAACCGTGGAACGACCCCAATACCCGAGCGGTCAAGGCGTCCAAGCCCGAATCGAACGTGGAAACGGCAAACGATCGCAAGCGTTTCGCCAACATTTCTTGGTGGGCGATCGGCTGGTTGGGATTGGCCCATGCCGTCGTCTTGGGTTTCGCTTGGCAAACCTTCACCTGGACCGGGCTGGCAGTCATGCTGGGATTGCACTGGTTGACCGGCAGTATCGGGATCTGTCTGGGCTATCACCGACTGCTGACCCACTCGGGCATGAAGACCAAGACCTGGTTCAAGTACCTGTTGGCCGGAATCGGCTCCTTGGCTGGCGAAGGCACGCCACTGGATTGGGTCGCCGACCATCGCAAGCACCACAAGCATAGCGATCAGGATGGTGACCCCCATTCGCCGCACGACGGCAGCTGGTGGAGCCACATGTTCTGGCTGGCCTTCCACACCCACAACGGCGATCGCATCGCGTATCTGAAGAAGTGGGCACCGGACCTGTACAAGCAACGCGGGATGCGGATCATGGACTATCTGTTCCTGCCGATCCACATCGTCAGCGGCGTCATCTTGTTCGGCGTCGGCTATTACTTCGGCGGAGTCTCCTTCGGCGCGTCGCTGTTGGTTTGGGGGCTGTTTGTCCGCCTGGTCGGAGTGCTGCATGCGACCTGGATGGTCAACAGTGCGTCGCACATGTGGGGCTACAAAAACTACGAAACGACCGACGACAGCCGCAACAACTGGCTGGTCGCGATCATCGCCTATGGCGAAGGTTGGCACAACAACCACCATGCCCACCCGCGGATGGCCAAGCACGGTCACAAGTGGTGGGAATTTGACATCACCTGGCAAGCGATTCGTCTGTTCCGCACGCTCGGCTTGGTCTGGGACGTGGTCGACTATCGCAATGCGAAAGAGAAGAAAGCCAAGGAGAGCAACGCGGCGGCGTGA
- a CDS encoding Dabb family protein: MFRLKLAVGGVLLIAACGCGGPVDPESAGPEPVAAAAAPTADSEAAAPDSTGQTVHPENPSNLNSGMLRHAVFFSFKDSSSEEDIQGVVDAFAELPSKIDSIIDFQYGVNNSPEGLDDGFTHCFLLTFADDAGRQEYLPHPAHKAFGDVLRPHMKDVFVLDYWGDSKQVQPEKPLQHAVFFKFKDSASREEVAKVEQAFAALPEKIDAIKAFEWSTNNSPEKHDDGFTHCFLVTFDSEAGREAYLPHAEHLAFVEVLKPVLDKVRVLDFWGTKP, encoded by the coding sequence ATGTTTCGATTAAAACTTGCCGTCGGTGGTGTTTTGTTGATCGCCGCCTGTGGCTGTGGTGGTCCCGTTGATCCCGAATCGGCAGGTCCGGAGCCGGTCGCTGCGGCCGCGGCACCGACCGCGGACTCCGAAGCAGCGGCACCCGATTCGACCGGTCAAACCGTCCACCCCGAAAACCCCAGTAATCTCAACAGCGGCATGTTACGTCACGCAGTGTTCTTTTCGTTCAAAGACTCTTCCAGCGAAGAAGACATTCAGGGAGTGGTCGACGCCTTTGCGGAACTGCCGTCCAAAATCGATTCGATCATTGATTTTCAGTACGGCGTCAACAACAGCCCTGAAGGGCTGGATGACGGATTCACGCATTGCTTTTTGTTGACGTTTGCCGACGATGCGGGACGCCAGGAATACCTGCCCCATCCGGCGCACAAGGCGTTCGGCGATGTGTTGCGGCCTCACATGAAGGACGTGTTCGTGCTGGATTACTGGGGCGACTCGAAGCAGGTTCAACCGGAAAAACCACTCCAGCATGCCGTGTTTTTTAAGTTCAAGGATTCGGCCTCACGTGAAGAAGTCGCGAAGGTCGAGCAGGCTTTTGCCGCGCTGCCGGAAAAGATCGACGCGATCAAAGCGTTTGAATGGTCGACCAACAACAGTCCCGAAAAACACGACGACGGCTTCACCCACTGTTTCCTGGTCACCTTTGACAGTGAGGCGGGACGCGAAGCCTATCTACCTCACGCCGAGCACCTGGCTTTCGTCGAAGTCTTGAAACCGGTGCTGGACAAAGTGCGCGTGTTGGACTTCTGGGGCACGAAGCCCTGA
- a CDS encoding TadE/TadG family type IV pilus assembly protein has protein sequence MEFAICANIFFVLIFTCMEFARMNMIRNLAQDAAYFAARQAMVPGATVEEAEAAADQVMNMMTASGYQVSVEPIDEDSPNVVVTVTVDFDEIALFAPMFLPNATIETTARIRTERYEGFYEQ, from the coding sequence GTGGAGTTTGCCATTTGCGCCAACATCTTCTTCGTATTGATTTTCACCTGCATGGAATTCGCGCGGATGAACATGATCCGCAACCTGGCACAAGATGCGGCCTACTTTGCCGCACGCCAAGCGATGGTGCCGGGGGCGACGGTCGAAGAAGCCGAGGCCGCCGCGGATCAAGTGATGAACATGATGACCGCGAGCGGATACCAGGTGAGCGTGGAGCCGATCGATGAGGATTCACCGAATGTGGTCGTGACGGTGACGGTCGACTTCGACGAAATCGCGTTGTTTGCTCCGATGTTCTTGCCCAACGCAACGATCGAGACCACCGCCCGTATCCGGACCGAGCGTTACGAAGGGTTCTACGAACAGTAG
- a CDS encoding 6-phosphofructokinase, whose protein sequence is MSVEITENGEVHIYGRERLGDRPRIGILTSGGDCPGLNAVIRATTKTAFWLGYDVVGFRDGFEGLVDPIRFQVLNPRNTAGILVQGGTILGSTNKGRFAARVGESGRVELDPKLVDRVAETIERMKIEGLIVVGGDGSLSTAQQFHEAGIPVVGVPKTIDNDLKATAFTFGFNSAVLCCADALDRLHTTAASHQRVMVLEVMGRHTGWIALHGGIAGGADVILIPEIPWTYENIIAKIEERRTLDKHFTLIVVAEGAHLPSGGLVLDDGGSQNMQVRLGGIGQVVAERLEGMIEQDVRFVVLGHLQRGGGPTTFDRVLASEYGAHAVRLITERNFGRMVCSDPPDICHVPIAEAVDQIRTVDPGGSAVQSARAMGMCFGDTPGYQNPFHG, encoded by the coding sequence ATGTCTGTTGAAATCACTGAAAATGGCGAGGTGCACATTTACGGTCGCGAGCGGCTGGGCGATCGCCCGCGGATCGGAATCCTGACCTCCGGCGGCGACTGTCCGGGGCTGAACGCCGTGATCCGGGCGACGACCAAGACGGCCTTTTGGCTCGGCTACGATGTGGTGGGGTTTCGCGATGGCTTTGAAGGGCTGGTCGATCCGATCCGTTTTCAAGTGCTCAACCCGCGAAATACGGCGGGAATTTTGGTCCAGGGCGGGACGATTCTGGGGTCGACCAACAAGGGCCGCTTTGCGGCCCGGGTCGGGGAGAGCGGCCGGGTGGAACTGGACCCGAAACTGGTCGATCGGGTCGCCGAGACGATCGAGCGGATGAAAATCGAGGGGCTGATTGTCGTCGGCGGTGACGGATCACTCTCCACGGCGCAGCAATTTCACGAGGCGGGGATTCCGGTGGTCGGCGTCCCAAAAACGATCGACAACGACCTCAAAGCGACCGCCTTTACCTTCGGTTTCAACAGCGCGGTGCTGTGTTGTGCCGACGCACTCGACCGGCTGCACACGACCGCGGCCAGCCACCAGCGAGTGATGGTGCTGGAGGTGATGGGGCGTCACACCGGATGGATCGCACTGCATGGCGGGATCGCCGGCGGCGCGGACGTGATCCTGATTCCCGAGATTCCCTGGACCTATGAGAACATCATCGCGAAGATCGAGGAACGCCGCACGCTGGACAAACACTTCACGCTGATCGTCGTCGCCGAAGGGGCACATCTGCCATCGGGCGGATTAGTGCTGGACGACGGCGGATCGCAAAACATGCAGGTCCGGTTGGGCGGAATCGGTCAAGTCGTCGCCGAGAGGCTGGAAGGGATGATCGAGCAGGACGTCCGATTCGTCGTTTTGGGCCACCTGCAGCGTGGCGGCGGTCCGACAACGTTCGACCGCGTCTTGGCAAGCGAATACGGCGCCCATGCGGTACGGCTGATCACCGAACGCAATTTCGGCCGGATGGTGTGCAGTGATCCGCCCGACATCTGCCACGTTCCCATCGCCGAAGCGGTCGATCAAATACGAACCGTCGACCCGGGCGGATCGGCCGTGCAGAGCGCGCGGGCGATGGGCATGTGTTTCGGTGACACGCCGGGTTACCAGAACCCGTTCCACGGTTGA
- a CDS encoding pyroglutamyl-peptidase I: MTRILITAFEPYERWKENSSWLALVDLTSWYDGALEISTRRYPVDLPKLRELLEADLARDYDFAIHLGQSPGSAVIKLESVGLNLRTNGEPLLVDAPTAYRSTLDLEGCLQRLTGAGIPAQISHHAGTYLCNAALFLSQHYGEMMGRRTQSLFIHLPLTPGQVAADESALASMSTPMQSAAIALVAQHLAQSDS; this comes from the coding sequence GTGACTCGCATCCTCATCACCGCCTTTGAGCCCTATGAGCGCTGGAAAGAGAACTCCAGCTGGTTGGCGTTGGTCGATCTGACGAGCTGGTATGACGGTGCGTTGGAGATCAGCACGCGCCGCTACCCGGTCGATTTGCCGAAGCTACGCGAATTGCTGGAAGCCGACTTGGCCCGCGACTATGACTTTGCGATCCATCTGGGCCAGTCACCAGGATCGGCGGTGATCAAATTGGAATCGGTCGGTTTGAACCTCCGCACCAACGGCGAACCGTTGTTGGTTGATGCACCGACCGCTTACCGATCGACGCTGGATTTGGAGGGGTGCCTGCAACGGCTGACCGGCGCGGGAATCCCGGCCCAGATCTCGCACCACGCGGGCACGTACCTGTGCAACGCGGCGCTCTTTCTAAGCCAGCACTATGGCGAAATGATGGGCCGCCGAACGCAAAGTCTGTTCATCCACTTGCCGCTGACGCCGGGACAAGTCGCCGCCGACGAATCCGCGTTGGCCAGCATGAGCACTCCGATGCAAAGCGCGGCGATCGCACTGGTCGCCCAGCACCTGGCCCAATCCGATTCCTAG
- a CDS encoding NIPSNAP family protein: MKTPSRNSFVTTIGLAATASLLTLFLFASPVTRGADPNNQATKQHYEIRTYLLGEDGDAAAVDHYLQHALIPALNRIEIGPVGVFAPAANDTNDRDSIIVVIPADSADQLASLQTRLQNDAQYLADAKPYLERGPQDAPYARISSEMLVAMDCMPKLNVPAGTLDNDDRVYELRLYESANERLGNLKVDMFNNGEVPIFLDSGIAPVFIGQAVVGPQTPNLTYLTVYPNDDARLKAWDAFRAHPDWQVLKNVAKYKGTVSKIDKHVLVAKPYSQM, translated from the coding sequence ATGAAGACTCCTTCCCGCAACAGCTTTGTGACCACCATTGGGCTGGCCGCAACGGCTTCGCTCCTGACGCTATTCCTGTTCGCGTCACCCGTCACCCGCGGCGCCGATCCGAACAACCAGGCGACGAAACAGCACTACGAAATTCGCACCTACTTGCTGGGCGAAGACGGGGACGCCGCCGCGGTCGACCATTACCTGCAACACGCATTGATCCCGGCGCTGAATCGAATCGAGATCGGCCCGGTGGGTGTGTTCGCGCCCGCGGCTAACGACACGAACGACCGCGACAGCATCATTGTCGTGATCCCCGCCGACAGTGCCGACCAACTCGCCAGTTTACAGACGCGACTGCAAAACGACGCCCAATACCTGGCGGACGCAAAACCCTACTTGGAGCGCGGCCCCCAGGACGCCCCTTACGCCAGAATCTCAAGTGAAATGCTGGTCGCGATGGACTGCATGCCGAAGCTGAATGTCCCCGCGGGCACGCTGGACAATGACGACCGCGTTTACGAGCTGCGGCTGTACGAGAGCGCCAACGAGCGGCTGGGCAACTTGAAAGTCGACATGTTCAACAACGGCGAAGTCCCGATCTTTCTCGATAGCGGGATCGCGCCGGTCTTTATCGGGCAAGCCGTCGTCGGCCCCCAGACGCCCAACCTGACCTACTTGACGGTCTATCCCAACGACGACGCTCGACTGAAAGCCTGGGATGCGTTTCGCGCCCATCCCGACTGGCAAGTCCTCAAGAACGTGGCGAAGTACAAAGGCACCGTCAGCAAGATCGACAAACACGTCCTGGTGGCCAAGCCGTATTCGCAGATGTAA
- a CDS encoding sigma-54 interaction domain-containing protein, whose protein sequence is MREVYRVTRRVAVSNASVLVLGETGVGKELIASAVHQLSHRSGRPFVRVNCGALSESLLESELFGHVRGAFTGAVSNRTGRFEAAQGGTIFLDEINSTSLTLQVKLLRVLQEKEFERVGDTTTLRTDVRIIAASNRDLMGEVRAGHFREDLYWRLNVVPIEIPPLRDRRDDIPSLVSHFLDYYNELNDRYVAHIGPGTMEALRDYHWPGNVRELQNYVERAVVMAETDELLVDLLPDCVTNRQPIPAEDLEAAGPVDFATMTKTVVQLGLDQVGRDSTDVHRGVVDVVERELIAQVLQACGGVQTKAATRLGMNRNTLHKKIKEYGLDG, encoded by the coding sequence ATGAGGGAGGTGTATCGCGTGACGCGGCGTGTTGCGGTCAGCAACGCGTCGGTGCTGGTCTTGGGCGAGACCGGCGTCGGAAAGGAATTGATCGCCAGCGCGGTGCACCAACTGAGCCATCGCAGCGGCCGCCCGTTCGTCCGGGTCAATTGCGGGGCGCTCAGCGAGAGTCTGCTGGAAAGCGAATTGTTCGGGCACGTTCGTGGCGCGTTTACCGGTGCGGTCAGCAATCGCACGGGACGTTTCGAAGCGGCCCAGGGCGGCACCATCTTTTTGGATGAAATCAACAGCACCTCGCTGACGCTGCAGGTCAAACTGCTCCGTGTCCTGCAGGAAAAGGAATTCGAACGCGTCGGCGATACCACCACGCTGCGAACCGATGTCCGAATCATCGCGGCCAGCAACCGCGACCTGATGGGAGAGGTTCGCGCCGGGCATTTTCGTGAGGACCTGTACTGGCGGCTGAACGTGGTGCCGATCGAGATTCCGCCGCTGCGCGATCGGCGTGACGACATCCCGTCGCTGGTGTCTCATTTCTTGGACTACTACAACGAACTGAACGATCGTTACGTCGCCCATATCGGTCCCGGGACGATGGAAGCGTTGCGGGATTATCACTGGCCGGGAAACGTCCGCGAATTGCAGAACTATGTCGAGCGCGCCGTCGTGATGGCGGAAACCGACGAGCTGTTGGTCGACCTGTTGCCCGACTGCGTGACCAATCGGCAACCGATCCCGGCGGAGGACTTGGAAGCCGCCGGCCCGGTCGACTTTGCAACGATGACCAAGACCGTCGTGCAGTTGGGGCTGGACCAAGTCGGTCGCGACTCGACGGATGTCCATCGCGGCGTGGTCGATGTCGTCGAGCGTGAATTGATCGCCCAAGTCCTGCAAGCCTGTGGTGGTGTACAAACCAAAGCCGCGACGCGTCTGGGCATGAATCGCAACACGTTGCACAAGAAGATCAAAGAGTACGGGCTTGACGGTTGA
- a CDS encoding mannose-1-phosphate guanylyltransferase — translation MLYAVIMAGGSGTRFWPASRTLRPKQLLALSGQRTMIQSTSDRLSGLVPAERQLIVTNKILVDPIAEQLPEHPKENLIGEPAKRDTAPCIALAAALIAHQDPEAIMAVMPSDHVIATDEQFCGAIAAGERLVMEDPSRIVTFGIRPTYPAESFGYIQRGPKIEAGGDVDGGTEIKAFQVDQFREKPDRETATQYLESGDFYWNSGIFLWRASVILDAIKTNQPAMYSHIEKIAAAIGSPDYETVLEEEFCAIEGTSIDYAVMESYANVAVIEAPFSWDDVGSWQSLGRLHEADADGNTVVGDHLGIDTSGSIIFGQPGHTIVTIGVEDLIVVQTGDATLVAPKSAEERVREAVKRLKETGRTDCL, via the coding sequence ATGTTGTACGCAGTGATCATGGCTGGCGGAAGTGGAACACGGTTTTGGCCGGCAAGCCGAACGTTGCGGCCGAAACAGTTGTTGGCCCTGTCGGGGCAACGGACGATGATTCAGTCGACCAGCGATCGGCTGTCCGGATTGGTGCCCGCCGAGCGTCAGTTGATCGTGACCAACAAGATCTTGGTCGACCCGATCGCCGAGCAACTGCCGGAGCACCCGAAGGAGAACTTGATCGGCGAGCCGGCCAAGCGGGACACCGCGCCTTGCATCGCCTTGGCGGCCGCGTTGATCGCCCATCAGGATCCCGAGGCGATCATGGCGGTGATGCCGTCGGACCACGTCATCGCGACCGACGAACAATTCTGCGGCGCGATCGCAGCCGGGGAGCGTTTGGTGATGGAGGATCCCAGCCGGATCGTCACCTTCGGCATCCGGCCGACCTATCCGGCCGAGTCGTTCGGGTACATCCAGCGGGGACCGAAGATCGAAGCCGGTGGCGATGTCGATGGCGGGACCGAGATCAAGGCGTTCCAGGTCGACCAGTTTCGTGAGAAGCCGGATCGGGAGACCGCGACGCAGTACCTGGAATCGGGCGACTTCTATTGGAACAGCGGGATCTTCTTGTGGCGGGCGTCGGTCATTCTGGACGCGATCAAGACCAACCAGCCGGCGATGTATTCGCACATCGAAAAAATCGCCGCCGCGATCGGTTCACCGGACTATGAAACCGTTCTGGAGGAAGAGTTCTGTGCGATCGAAGGGACGTCGATCGATTACGCGGTGATGGAATCGTACGCCAACGTGGCGGTGATCGAGGCTCCGTTCAGCTGGGACGATGTGGGCAGTTGGCAGTCGCTGGGGCGATTGCATGAAGCAGATGCGGACGGCAACACCGTCGTCGGCGATCACTTGGGGATCGACACGTCCGGATCGATCATCTTCGGCCAGCCGGGGCATACGATCGTCACCATCGGAGTGGAAGACTTGATCGTGGTCCAAACCGGGGACGCCACGTTGGTCGCGCCGAAGTCGGCCGAGGAGCGGGTGCGTGAGGCCGTCAAGCGATTGAAGGAGACCGGTCGAACCGATTGTCTCTAA
- a CDS encoding TerC family protein, producing the protein MIDLDLCSTVSSIFSHPFSLGMLTEPLMMLAETAPPEVTAGDLVEPAEESLFSIGGILTLGMLIVLQAVLGFDNLLYISIESKRVEESKQSMVRKWGIGLAIVFRIVLLFVVVNLIKLLEDPFLNLISNPLEMHVSGHSLIVIGGGAFILWTAIKEIYHLLAVSDLGEEGDKGEKGNSVAKAISLIVTMNLVFSFDSILSAMALTNSFAIMATAIVLSGLLMIWLADHVAEFLKKNRMYEVLGLFILFIVGVMLVSEGGHLAQVQLFGYHVEAMEKSTFYFVLAVLIIVDVVQGRYQKKLLAQQAKLRAAAPQAK; encoded by the coding sequence ATGATCGATTTGGACCTTTGCTCGACCGTCAGTTCGATTTTTAGCCACCCTTTTTCGTTGGGGATGCTGACCGAGCCCCTGATGATGTTGGCCGAGACCGCGCCGCCGGAGGTGACCGCGGGGGACTTGGTGGAACCGGCGGAGGAAAGCCTGTTTTCCATCGGCGGCATTCTGACACTCGGCATGCTGATCGTGCTGCAAGCGGTGCTGGGCTTCGACAACCTGCTGTACATTTCGATCGAGAGCAAGCGGGTGGAGGAATCCAAGCAGTCGATGGTGCGGAAATGGGGCATCGGGCTGGCGATCGTATTCCGGATCGTCTTGTTGTTTGTGGTCGTCAACCTGATCAAATTGTTGGAAGACCCGTTTCTGAATCTGATCTCAAACCCGCTCGAGATGCACGTCTCCGGACACAGCTTGATCGTGATCGGCGGCGGGGCATTCATTCTTTGGACGGCGATCAAAGAGATTTACCACCTGCTGGCAGTCAGCGATCTCGGCGAGGAAGGCGACAAGGGAGAGAAGGGAAACTCAGTCGCCAAGGCGATCTCGTTGATCGTGACGATGAACCTGGTGTTCTCGTTCGATTCCATTTTGAGTGCGATGGCGTTGACCAACTCGTTCGCCATCATGGCGACGGCGATCGTTTTGAGCGGGCTGTTGATGATCTGGTTGGCCGACCACGTCGCCGAGTTTTTGAAGAAGAACCGGATGTACGAGGTGCTCGGTTTGTTCATCCTGTTCATCGTCGGGGTGATGCTGGTCAGCGAAGGCGGTCATCTGGCACAGGTCCAATTGTTCGGATACCACGTCGAGGCGATGGAAAAGTCGACGTTCTATTTTGTGCTGGCCGTGTTGATCATCGTCGACGTCGTCCAGGGCCGCTATCAGAAGAAGCTGCTCGCCCAGCAGGCCAAACTGCGTGCGGCCGCACCGCAGGCGAAGTGA
- a CDS encoding TadE family protein → MFLSKRRNENSCRSRRRRQRRGAATVEFAICLPALIALTIGTIDLCSMLFLKESITLAAYEGARRGVARGRTNADVIARVQEFLDERNIQYSGNPCTFSSPDFTDADTLENVTTTVTVPCDGNLLIPSVLFAGIELSAEVTLRKEYKNLPIN, encoded by the coding sequence ATGTTTCTTTCCAAGCGTCGCAACGAGAATTCGTGTCGATCACGGCGGCGACGGCAGCGCCGAGGCGCTGCCACCGTCGAATTCGCCATCTGCCTGCCGGCACTGATCGCGCTGACCATCGGGACGATCGACTTGTGTTCGATGTTGTTCCTGAAAGAGTCGATCACGCTGGCCGCTTATGAGGGCGCCCGCCGAGGCGTCGCACGCGGCCGCACCAATGCGGACGTGATCGCGCGAGTGCAGGAGTTCTTGGACGAGCGGAACATTCAGTACAGCGGCAATCCGTGTACCTTCAGTTCGCCGGATTTCACCGATGCCGACACCTTGGAAAACGTGACGACAACCGTGACCGTTCCCTGTGACGGCAACTTGTTGATCCCATCGGTCCTGTTCGCCGGCATCGAACTTTCCGCAGAGGTGACGTTGCGGAAAGAGTACAAAAACTTGCCGATTAATTAG